One Solanum pennellii chromosome 9, SPENNV200 DNA segment encodes these proteins:
- the LOC107030479 gene encoding uncharacterized protein LOC107030479 yields the protein MKKYCIPTSQSLLTFLFFLFAFVVCLRGDENVDGSSNVVQGPTNANNSYNITSDVIDKKDTDKGGGGGGGRGGGGRWWGGGGGGGGGNDGGGGWWAWGCRKQKEHNNHHKHLHVNNNQDYKIGEFAQCMVKNRCKGMRLDCPLHCGGPCYYDCRHMCKAHCRRA from the exons atgaagaaatattgtATTCCTACTAGTCAAAGTTTGTTAACAttcttgtttttcctttttgcttTTGTGGTGTGTTTGAGAGGTGATGAAAATGTAGATGGAAGTAGCAATGTTGTTCAAGGTCCAACAAATGCCAACAATTCCTACAATATTACTAGTGATGTTATCGATAAAAAGGATACGGATAAGGGAGGCGGAGGAGGAGGAGGTCGTGGTGGTGGTGGACGTTGGTGGGGTGGTGGAGGTGGAGGCGGGGGTGGAAACGATG GTGGAGGTGGGTGGTGGGCATGGGGATGTAGGAAACAAAAAGAGcataataatcatcataaacACTTGCATGTGAACAATAATCAAGATTACAAAATAGGTGAATTTGCACAATGCATGGTTAAAAATAGATGCAAAGGGATGCGTTTGGATTGTCCTCTTCATTGTGGAGGACCTTGTTATTATGATTGTAGACATATGTGTAAAGCTCATTGTCGTCGTGCCTAA